A window from Lactiplantibacillus pentosus encodes these proteins:
- the rnr gene encoding ribonuclease R, translated as MSEANLQEQILTFLQAHPDRTYSVEQLTDELHYTGATAFTFLVKELANMERKKLVSTDDHDHFKLVQETKTVEGSFHGNDKGFGFVRYDPDLPDIYINPDNTQFALTGDDVAVEIIRPARPGSDRGPEGKIVSIVKRNYTQIVGAYTPSSDEAGFIGTVEIKDKKLSKYQLLITDQGLHPTEGEVIIAEVAAYPDAQHPTRMIGIAKQVIGSVDDPGMDVLQVVYQHDVPSVFPEEVTDEANRIPDYVTDEEKVGRVDITDQPLVTIDGAESKDLDDAVVAWRLPNGNFHLGVHIADVSHYVTENSELDREAFKRGTSVYLTDRVIPMLPRRLSNGICSLNPDVERLAMSCEMEIDPTGEIVNHKIFQSVIRSHARMTYDAVNQILEAHDPKTREKYADLVDMFDTMGDLHRILYKHRRHRGAIDFDDNEAKIIVDEAGHPIDIQLRVRGLAERMIESFMLAANETVAKNYSQLKVPFIYRVHETPDSDRMLSFFEFVTNFGVSVKGSSKDVKPKMLQDVLKKVAGKPEEAMVSVMMLRSMKQARYADQSLGHFGLAAPYYTHFTSPIRRYPDMMVHRLIRHYAENGTGEEARARYRDNLPNIAETTSDHERRGIDTERDVDSMKKAEYMADHVGETFEAVVDSVMKFGLFVELENTVEGLVHISTMDDDYYEYVEKQLALVGRKTKRTFRIGQPVKVQLMRVDKDQREVDFKLLNPEEAPKTDLLPKREHSDNYRGNNRRGGNNNYHRNGNNNNRNNDRRGGNNNHRNGNSNGRRNNNGRSNNHSNNNSNRRSTSDRRR; from the coding sequence ATGTCAGAAGCAAACTTACAAGAACAAATCCTGACTTTTCTGCAGGCCCATCCTGATCGCACTTATAGTGTCGAACAGTTGACGGACGAACTGCATTATACAGGCGCAACGGCCTTTACATTTTTAGTGAAGGAACTTGCGAATATGGAACGCAAGAAACTCGTCAGCACCGACGACCATGACCATTTTAAGTTGGTCCAAGAAACCAAGACCGTTGAAGGGTCATTTCATGGCAATGATAAGGGCTTTGGTTTCGTGCGCTACGATCCAGACTTGCCCGATATTTACATCAATCCCGACAATACGCAGTTTGCATTGACTGGTGACGATGTTGCGGTTGAAATTATTCGGCCAGCCCGTCCTGGTTCGGACCGCGGTCCTGAAGGTAAAATCGTCAGCATCGTTAAACGTAACTACACCCAAATCGTCGGTGCCTACACGCCTAGCTCTGATGAAGCTGGGTTTATTGGGACTGTCGAAATCAAGGACAAGAAGCTCTCTAAATATCAATTATTAATCACTGACCAAGGTCTCCACCCAACTGAAGGTGAAGTAATCATCGCCGAAGTCGCCGCTTATCCGGATGCCCAACATCCAACGCGAATGATTGGGATCGCGAAGCAGGTGATTGGGAGCGTTGATGACCCTGGGATGGACGTCCTTCAAGTGGTCTACCAACACGATGTCCCATCCGTTTTCCCTGAAGAAGTCACGGATGAAGCCAACCGGATTCCAGACTACGTGACGGATGAAGAAAAAGTTGGCCGGGTCGACATTACCGACCAGCCATTAGTCACGATTGATGGCGCTGAATCGAAAGACTTGGATGATGCGGTCGTTGCTTGGCGGTTGCCAAATGGGAACTTCCACTTAGGGGTCCACATTGCAGACGTTAGCCATTACGTGACTGAAAACTCTGAGTTGGACCGTGAAGCATTCAAACGCGGGACCTCCGTTTATTTGACTGACCGTGTGATTCCAATGTTACCACGGCGGTTATCGAACGGAATCTGTTCATTAAATCCAGATGTTGAACGGTTAGCCATGAGTTGTGAGATGGAAATCGATCCAACTGGGGAAATCGTCAATCACAAGATTTTCCAAAGTGTGATTCGGTCCCACGCACGGATGACGTATGACGCCGTCAACCAAATTCTGGAAGCCCACGATCCTAAGACGCGTGAAAAGTACGCGGACTTGGTCGATATGTTTGATACGATGGGTGATTTACACCGTATCTTATACAAACACCGTCGGCACCGGGGCGCCATTGATTTTGATGATAATGAAGCTAAAATCATCGTTGATGAAGCGGGTCACCCAATCGATATCCAATTGCGGGTGCGGGGCTTAGCTGAACGGATGATTGAAAGTTTCATGTTAGCCGCTAACGAAACGGTTGCTAAAAATTATAGTCAACTCAAGGTACCGTTTATCTACCGGGTCCATGAAACACCTGATAGTGACCGGATGCTGAGTTTCTTTGAATTTGTCACCAACTTTGGCGTCAGTGTCAAGGGGAGCTCCAAGGATGTTAAACCGAAGATGCTCCAGGATGTTTTGAAGAAGGTCGCTGGCAAGCCGGAAGAAGCCATGGTCTCAGTGATGATGCTCCGGAGTATGAAACAAGCCCGGTATGCTGACCAGTCACTTGGGCACTTTGGATTGGCTGCGCCATACTACACCCACTTCACGTCACCAATCCGGCGTTATCCAGATATGATGGTCCACCGGTTGATTCGGCACTACGCTGAAAACGGGACTGGCGAAGAAGCGCGGGCACGTTACCGGGATAATTTACCGAATATCGCAGAAACGACTTCTGACCACGAACGCCGGGGTATCGATACGGAACGTGACGTGGATTCCATGAAGAAGGCTGAATACATGGCTGACCATGTTGGTGAGACCTTTGAAGCCGTCGTTGATTCCGTCATGAAGTTCGGCTTGTTTGTTGAGTTGGAGAACACCGTTGAAGGGCTCGTCCACATTAGTACGATGGACGATGACTACTACGAATACGTTGAAAAACAACTCGCATTAGTCGGCCGTAAGACGAAGCGGACGTTTAGAATCGGCCAACCAGTCAAAGTTCAATTGATGCGGGTCGACAAGGACCAACGCGAAGTCGACTTCAAGTTGTTGAATCCGGAAGAAGCGCCAAAGACGGATTTATTACCAAAACGGGAACATTCCGATAATTATCGTGGTAATAATCGTCGTGGCGGTAACAATAATTACCACCGCAATGGTAACAACAATAACCGCAACAATGACCGGCGGGGTGGCAATAATAACCATCGCAATGGCAACAGCAACGGCCGTCGTAATAACAATGGTCGTTCGAATAATCACAGTAATAATAATAGTAATCGACGGTCAACCAGTGATCGTCGGCGCTAA
- a CDS encoding alpha/beta hydrolase: MMLKQPEPFYFEHGERAVILLHAYAGSANDVRMLGRTLERSDYTVYGPQFSGHATNDPRDILAQTPDQWWQDTQQAISFLRQKGYTKISIFGLSLGGIFATAALERDPQLLGGGTFSSPLFAGNRSDVAEMFITLSHHQLAHSQFSLAEREQILAALPELVQQQLQAVNTFTEQEVTTKLANVTQPFFIGQGGQDELIDPNVARRLQATLTQVPVDFHWYADAGHVITVNNAHHQLEQDVLTYLKSIYK; the protein is encoded by the coding sequence ATGATGTTAAAACAACCGGAACCATTTTACTTTGAACACGGTGAACGGGCCGTTATCTTACTCCACGCTTATGCTGGCAGCGCCAATGACGTGCGGATGTTGGGGCGGACGCTGGAACGGTCTGATTATACCGTGTACGGCCCGCAATTCAGTGGTCACGCGACGAATGATCCGCGTGATATTTTAGCCCAAACACCCGACCAATGGTGGCAAGATACCCAACAAGCAATATCATTTCTACGGCAAAAAGGCTATACTAAAATTAGTATCTTTGGCCTTTCATTAGGAGGGATTTTTGCGACTGCTGCGTTGGAACGTGATCCGCAACTACTAGGTGGGGGGACGTTTAGCTCACCGCTGTTTGCGGGTAATCGCAGTGATGTCGCCGAAATGTTCATTACGCTTAGTCACCATCAGTTGGCGCATAGCCAATTTTCACTGGCTGAACGGGAACAAATCCTGGCAGCACTGCCAGAACTCGTCCAGCAGCAGTTACAAGCCGTTAATACCTTTACTGAGCAAGAGGTCACGACCAAGTTAGCCAACGTGACACAGCCATTTTTCATTGGTCAGGGCGGTCAAGATGAATTGATCGATCCGAACGTGGCGCGTCGGCTACAAGCAACGCTAACGCAAGTGCCCGTTGATTTTCATTGGTATGCCGATGCGGGGCATGTGATTACCGTGAATAATGCCCACCATCAATTAGAACAAGATGTCTTAACATATTTAAAATCTATATATAAATGA
- a CDS encoding BspA family leucine-rich repeat surface protein — MRHVQTEKQYYKMYKKGRFWVFAGITVATIGISPIIGRADQENKASTQSTTSAAMTNQASVATGKTVVLNKQNEQGASQAQTDETSTKGESTTSAENQQSKNVTDSINNTSGSATGRVAMETDTSLTNDNAQSNATDTQMSGTSTANQSATQPTSSHAQASITNPANDTQQATVNGKQTSTATTETKAVTTTTTDEKNITTANTEPDAASPTTSTDSVVNPAATAKTTAASADASSTTNTTDATINAATTLTESEAATNQTRTNTESTVQDDSSIVPTAAKMSRAVLRSVQPATVTSSGTIGTSAWTMTDDGVLTIGAGDWSNADVGSLVGNFGKQLTQVVIDGKVNAGDDLSWLFFSTSNLKTIQGFENLDTSKVTDFSHMFTNTAISDFSGIANWDVSAGTSFNSMFANNKSLQTIDLSHWQLNQTKPVNLFMMFNSDTALTTIDLSAWDTRMVTNIGGMFAGAASGTMQLKSVDLHGWQLPNVTSMGSMFIYDDQLTNVDLSGWQTSAKLTDMNYMFQGTSKLTTLDLSALDMRSATMTKMLINQDNRQNSVPFNLQQLTLGATSKLTGSMLPAISTGTGYSGYWVNQADATQRYDSASLMALYNGTTNPTATTTWVWETAPSQSELTAADVTGLIAGPNTTWKLADSVATLKDVTGADISANIDELVKVLSVNGDTAVTTVDAQTAGTYQVALQYIDGYGVKHEATSTIVIAPNQTKLVGRAVTIKMGPHATYQLSDLIDATQSLNAAGQQLSAAEIDRITVSGLDMNQPGTQQVTLAFTDDTGQRHTTEVPVTMIASQATLAIQDSTIGIGPNQTSWDFHDYLTHITDFDGQVIAPEQWDALNIVADKQPDLKTPGTQRITLTYTDALDNVHTVTTTVNVVASAATLNSQPEVIVFADKAAQVSAKTLVTELTDVTGTALTDTSAVTMQGFDAKTSGPQTVTLTYTDAYGNVLTTQSVVTVDFATISGKNTMLIAGPTAAWNYMDNIETLTDSTGQTINAQQAKLSYEQPNLTSAMVGVPQSITLTYTDDLGQIQQVTVVVTTQASKAGITAKADQVIWPHEVTNLKATDLVANVQDATGQPLTNLAAGQLTMSPITADRAGAQLVTLTFMDEVGNLKTAQLKVTVDQATITTQPTTVIAGPTATWQYLAAIQQVSDGMGQSIEATNANIQLLNHPDLSTAKIGQPQTVQFRYLDSLGQQHIGQFDVTTVASQAVLVGQPVSLIAGPQTSWQLDDSIDGAHSLAANGQVLTAAQLKQVTTDSLPDLSKPGTYQLTLRYLDEAGNLVTGQTIVTVAASQAAIQVRDSQLTVGTAWQAADNLVQAVDATGHALALTDLTVTGKVDTQTAGRYQITYAYTDAVGNAISETALITVVAPPVDPDENGNGDEVKPDEPDSDGGQTKPDDNNPDQPQPDDSEDNTKPGTGDTDSSKPDNDTDSTKPDMGTTNPGGNDQETSTQPDVIPDDQSTNETTQPETNHHGQASASRPGRSRPTATVRPAKTTQHHSNGGGTAKTLVRSAKADAIAQNATANVTSTNSTQSAKSSATEATNRQGQLPQTSEANASASVGAVVLGLVGLLGLGGLAAWRRHFEHED; from the coding sequence ATGCGTCATGTACAAACGGAAAAACAGTATTATAAAATGTATAAAAAGGGCCGTTTCTGGGTATTTGCAGGGATAACGGTCGCAACCATTGGCATTAGTCCAATTATTGGACGTGCAGACCAGGAAAATAAGGCTTCGACTCAGTCAACGACGAGTGCGGCGATGACCAACCAAGCCAGCGTGGCAACAGGTAAAACGGTGGTTTTGAACAAGCAGAATGAGCAGGGGGCTTCACAAGCTCAGACTGATGAGACGAGTACCAAAGGTGAATCAACCACTAGTGCGGAAAATCAGCAGTCTAAAAATGTAACCGATTCCATCAATAACACATCTGGGTCGGCTACGGGACGGGTCGCTATGGAGACTGATACTAGTTTGACCAACGATAATGCACAGTCAAATGCGACTGATACGCAGATGTCTGGCACATCAACAGCAAACCAATCAGCCACTCAGCCGACATCGAGCCACGCGCAAGCTAGCATTACTAATCCAGCTAATGACACTCAACAAGCTACAGTGAATGGCAAACAGACCTCCACAGCAACCACCGAAACTAAAGCGGTTACGACGACAACAACCGACGAGAAAAATATTACGACTGCGAACACCGAACCGGATGCAGCATCACCGACAACATCCACAGACTCGGTGGTCAACCCAGCTGCGACAGCAAAAACGACGGCTGCGTCGGCCGATGCCTCATCAACGACCAACACTACCGACGCGACGATTAATGCAGCAACCACGTTAACTGAATCTGAAGCGGCGACCAATCAGACACGAACGAACACTGAGTCCACCGTTCAGGACGATTCGAGTATAGTCCCAACAGCTGCCAAGATGAGTCGAGCAGTATTAAGAAGCGTGCAGCCGGCAACCGTAACTTCCAGTGGAACGATTGGAACCAGTGCCTGGACGATGACCGATGATGGCGTACTGACAATTGGTGCGGGCGATTGGTCGAATGCTGACGTGGGATCACTTGTTGGCAATTTCGGCAAACAACTCACCCAAGTCGTGATTGATGGCAAAGTCAATGCTGGCGACGATCTCAGTTGGCTATTTTTCAGTACGTCCAACCTCAAAACGATTCAAGGATTCGAAAATTTGGATACTTCCAAAGTAACGGATTTCAGTCACATGTTCACTAACACGGCGATCAGTGATTTCTCTGGTATTGCGAATTGGGATGTCAGTGCGGGAACGAGTTTTAACAGCATGTTCGCGAATAACAAGTCCCTGCAAACGATTGATTTAAGTCACTGGCAGCTCAATCAGACTAAGCCGGTCAATCTTTTTATGATGTTTAATTCAGATACGGCACTGACCACGATTGATTTAAGTGCTTGGGATACGCGCATGGTGACCAATATTGGCGGGATGTTTGCCGGTGCTGCTAGTGGGACCATGCAGTTGAAATCGGTAGATCTGCATGGTTGGCAATTGCCAAATGTGACCAGCATGGGTTCGATGTTTATTTATGATGACCAATTGACCAACGTTGACTTGAGTGGCTGGCAAACTTCTGCCAAATTAACCGACATGAACTACATGTTTCAGGGAACATCTAAACTGACTACCTTGGATTTGTCGGCACTCGACATGCGTTCGGCGACAATGACTAAGATGTTGATCAACCAAGATAATCGGCAAAATTCGGTGCCATTTAATTTACAACAGTTGACCCTTGGCGCGACGAGCAAATTAACGGGTAGTATGTTGCCCGCAATTTCAACGGGGACCGGTTATTCCGGCTACTGGGTCAATCAGGCAGACGCCACGCAGCGCTATGACTCAGCTAGTTTGATGGCCTTATATAATGGCACGACCAATCCAACTGCAACGACTACTTGGGTCTGGGAAACGGCGCCTTCGCAATCTGAGTTAACAGCGGCCGATGTGACGGGATTAATTGCTGGGCCGAATACGACCTGGAAGCTAGCCGATAGCGTTGCGACCTTGAAAGATGTGACCGGTGCTGATATTAGTGCCAACATTGACGAGTTAGTCAAAGTGTTGAGTGTCAACGGAGATACGGCCGTGACGACGGTGGATGCGCAGACGGCTGGCACCTATCAAGTGGCCTTACAATATATTGATGGTTACGGTGTGAAACATGAGGCAACTAGTACGATTGTGATTGCCCCGAACCAGACCAAACTCGTCGGTCGAGCAGTAACGATCAAGATGGGGCCACACGCGACCTACCAACTGTCAGACTTGATTGATGCAACCCAATCTCTAAATGCTGCGGGCCAGCAATTGAGTGCGGCGGAAATTGATCGAATCACGGTCAGCGGTCTCGATATGAACCAACCAGGCACACAACAAGTAACCCTAGCTTTCACGGATGACACTGGCCAGCGCCACACGACTGAGGTGCCCGTCACAATGATTGCGAGTCAAGCGACCTTAGCTATCCAGGATAGTACGATTGGTATTGGCCCTAACCAGACGAGCTGGGATTTTCATGATTATCTGACCCATATCACTGATTTTGACGGCCAAGTGATTGCGCCAGAACAATGGGACGCTTTGAATATCGTGGCTGACAAACAACCCGACTTAAAGACGCCAGGTACCCAACGGATTACGTTGACCTACACGGATGCGCTAGACAACGTGCATACTGTGACAACGACGGTCAACGTCGTAGCATCTGCGGCAACCCTCAACAGCCAACCAGAAGTGATTGTGTTCGCTGATAAGGCTGCTCAGGTGAGTGCTAAGACACTGGTCACTGAGTTGACGGATGTGACTGGTACCGCATTGACTGATACAAGTGCGGTCACAATGCAGGGGTTTGACGCGAAGACTAGTGGTCCGCAAACCGTAACGCTGACTTACACGGACGCTTATGGCAATGTGTTAACGACGCAATCAGTTGTGACGGTCGATTTTGCGACGATCAGCGGGAAAAATACGATGTTAATTGCCGGGCCAACCGCCGCTTGGAATTATATGGACAACATTGAGACGCTCACGGACTCGACCGGTCAAACGATTAATGCACAACAGGCCAAGCTCAGTTATGAGCAGCCTAATTTAACGAGCGCCATGGTGGGTGTCCCGCAATCAATTACACTGACTTATACCGATGACCTCGGCCAGATACAACAAGTTACTGTTGTAGTAACGACGCAAGCGTCCAAAGCTGGCATCACTGCCAAGGCCGACCAAGTAATTTGGCCGCATGAAGTGACCAATCTCAAGGCAACGGACTTAGTGGCCAACGTTCAGGATGCAACCGGACAACCACTCACTAATTTGGCAGCCGGCCAATTGACGATGAGTCCGATTACTGCCGACCGTGCTGGCGCTCAATTAGTCACGCTCACATTTATGGATGAAGTGGGTAACTTGAAAACTGCACAATTAAAAGTGACTGTCGATCAAGCAACGATCACGACGCAACCGACGACGGTTATTGCTGGGCCAACTGCGACTTGGCAGTATTTGGCCGCAATTCAACAAGTGAGCGATGGAATGGGTCAGTCAATTGAGGCGACGAATGCCAACATTCAGTTGCTCAATCATCCGGATTTGAGTACTGCCAAAATTGGGCAACCGCAGACCGTTCAATTTCGTTATTTAGATTCATTAGGTCAGCAACATATCGGCCAGTTTGACGTGACAACGGTTGCTAGCCAAGCGGTCTTGGTCGGACAACCAGTCAGCTTGATTGCTGGTCCTCAGACCTCTTGGCAGCTTGATGACAGCATTGATGGGGCCCATAGTCTTGCAGCCAATGGGCAGGTCCTGACTGCCGCACAGCTTAAACAAGTGACGACTGACAGCCTGCCAGACTTAAGCAAGCCAGGGACGTATCAGTTAACGTTACGATACCTTGACGAAGCTGGGAACCTAGTCACGGGTCAAACGATTGTCACGGTTGCCGCGAGTCAAGCAGCGATTCAAGTCCGCGACAGTCAATTGACGGTCGGTACTGCTTGGCAAGCTGCGGATAACCTCGTGCAAGCGGTTGATGCAACAGGCCATGCGCTCGCGCTAACTGATTTGACCGTGACTGGTAAAGTCGATACTCAGACGGCTGGTCGTTATCAGATAACTTATGCTTACACGGATGCGGTCGGTAATGCCATCAGTGAAACGGCACTGATTACCGTCGTCGCACCACCAGTTGATCCCGACGAAAATGGCAACGGTGACGAGGTCAAGCCGGATGAACCAGATTCAGATGGTGGTCAGACTAAGCCCGATGACAATAATCCTGATCAGCCCCAACCAGATGATAGTGAAGACAATACGAAACCTGGCACGGGGGATACAGATAGCTCCAAACCAGATAACGATACGGATAGTACCAAACCCGATATGGGTACAACGAATCCGGGTGGCAATGACCAGGAGACCAGTACGCAACCTGATGTGATTCCTGATGATCAGTCGACAAATGAGACGACGCAGCCGGAAACAAACCATCATGGTCAGGCATCAGCTAGCCGGCCAGGTCGAAGCCGGCCAACTGCGACTGTTCGACCAGCGAAAACGACCCAGCATCATAGCAATGGTGGAGGCACCGCTAAGACACTGGTCCGGTCGGCAAAAGCGGATGCAATTGCACAAAATGCAACCGCTAATGTCACGTCAACTAATTCGACGCAATCAGCTAAGTCAAGCGCAACTGAGGCAACTAACCGCCAAGGTCAATTGCCACAAACAAGTGAAGCTAATGCCTCGGCATCAGTGGGCGCAGTCGTATTAGGATTAGTCGGACTATTAGGGCTTGGTGGACTGGCGGCATGGCGTCGGCACTTCGAACATGAAGATTAA
- a CDS encoding amino acid ABC transporter substrate-binding protein/permease has translation MRKWQVAVVMLLAALGSWFAVGTQAQAKTYTIATDTTFAPFEFQAKGGKYKGIDIDILKAIAKKENINYKLKAISFGAAVQQLSANQVDGVIAGMNITAERKKTFDFSNAYYTSGVVMAVAKDSKVKNFKQLKGKTVALKTGTAGAAYAKSIQSKYGFKIKYFNDSNNMYNDVKVGNSAACFEDYPVMSYGIKNGIQLKIVTKQYAAGDYGFAVKKGKNAELLKKFNAGLKAIKADGTYKKIVNKYLNSSESSLTGETASSRTFIGLFTQNLDTIGSGLWMTLELTVISIILATILGLILGVLGVMPGKVGPAISSTIIYIFRGMPLMVLAFFIYIGFPDLIGHGFKIPAFIAGMITLMLNEGAYTGAFVKGGFAAVDDGQMEAARSLGLPYWTAMRKVIMPQGIRIMIPSFINQFIITLKDTSILSVIGIVELTQTGTLIIARNFEGFKIWLMIAIIYLVIITLLTWLSNWVQRRIN, from the coding sequence ATGAGAAAGTGGCAAGTTGCGGTTGTCATGTTGTTAGCAGCGTTGGGAAGCTGGTTTGCAGTTGGTACCCAGGCGCAGGCGAAAACATACACCATTGCAACGGATACGACCTTTGCGCCGTTTGAATTTCAGGCCAAGGGTGGTAAGTACAAAGGAATTGATATTGATATTTTAAAAGCGATTGCTAAAAAAGAAAACATCAATTATAAACTTAAAGCGATTAGTTTTGGTGCCGCCGTTCAGCAGCTTAGTGCAAACCAAGTTGACGGGGTGATTGCCGGAATGAATATTACGGCCGAACGTAAGAAGACGTTCGATTTTTCGAATGCTTACTATACGTCTGGCGTCGTTATGGCGGTCGCCAAGGATAGTAAGGTCAAGAACTTTAAGCAGTTGAAAGGCAAGACGGTCGCGTTAAAGACTGGGACGGCCGGTGCTGCTTATGCGAAGTCGATTCAGAGCAAATACGGCTTTAAAATCAAGTATTTCAATGATTCCAACAATATGTATAACGACGTGAAAGTCGGTAACTCGGCAGCCTGTTTTGAAGACTACCCCGTGATGTCATATGGGATTAAAAATGGGATTCAATTGAAGATCGTGACCAAGCAATATGCCGCTGGTGACTATGGCTTTGCCGTTAAAAAGGGTAAAAATGCCGAACTGTTGAAGAAGTTCAACGCTGGGCTGAAGGCCATCAAAGCGGATGGAACTTACAAGAAGATCGTCAATAAGTACTTGAATTCCAGTGAATCATCATTGACTGGTGAAACAGCCAGCAGCCGGACCTTTATCGGTTTGTTCACGCAAAACCTTGATACAATTGGTTCTGGGTTATGGATGACTTTGGAATTAACGGTTATTTCAATTATTTTAGCCACGATTCTTGGCCTCATCCTCGGAGTGCTCGGCGTTATGCCTGGTAAAGTTGGTCCAGCAATCTCTAGCACGATCATTTATATTTTCCGGGGGATGCCACTGATGGTGCTGGCTTTCTTCATCTACATCGGGTTCCCAGATCTGATTGGGCACGGGTTTAAGATTCCAGCATTCATCGCCGGGATGATTACGCTGATGCTGAATGAAGGGGCCTATACCGGGGCGTTCGTCAAAGGGGGCTTTGCGGCCGTTGATGATGGCCAAATGGAAGCGGCACGTTCACTGGGCTTACCTTACTGGACGGCGATGCGCAAGGTCATCATGCCTCAAGGGATTCGGATTATGATTCCGTCATTTATCAACCAATTTATTATTACGTTGAAGGATACGTCGATTCTGTCCGTAATCGGGATCGTTGAATTGACTCAAACTGGGACGCTGATTATCGCCCGGAACTTTGAAGGGTTCAAGATTTGGCTGATGATTGCGATTATTTACTTGGTTATCATTACGTTATTAACATGGTTATCTAACTGGGTTCAAAGGAGGATTAACTAG
- the smpB gene encoding SsrA-binding protein SmpB produces the protein MAKQHGKHPDTALAQNRKARHDYAVEDTYEAGIALTGTEIKSVRDRRVNLKDGFVQIRNGEAWMQNVHISPFKEGNRFNVDPLRNRKLLLHKKEISKLGAATMTKGVTIIPLKMYLKHGFAKVLIGVAHGKREYDKRQDIKKREQQRQIDRVMKHY, from the coding sequence ATGGCCAAACAACACGGTAAGCACCCAGATACCGCCCTCGCTCAAAATCGGAAAGCACGTCACGACTATGCCGTCGAGGACACCTATGAAGCAGGAATCGCACTGACCGGGACGGAGATCAAATCCGTCCGTGACCGGCGCGTGAACTTGAAAGATGGGTTCGTTCAGATTCGTAACGGTGAAGCGTGGATGCAAAACGTTCACATTAGTCCGTTTAAAGAGGGGAATCGCTTTAACGTTGACCCACTGCGTAACCGGAAACTCTTGCTGCATAAGAAAGAAATCAGCAAGTTAGGTGCCGCAACGATGACCAAGGGTGTCACCATCATTCCACTCAAGATGTATCTCAAACACGGGTTTGCAAAAGTCTTGATTGGGGTCGCTCATGGGAAACGGGAATACGATAAGCGCCAAGATATTAAGAAACGTGAACAACAACGGCAAATCGACCGGGTCATGAAGCATTATTAG